The Streptomyces camelliae genome window below encodes:
- the rpsF gene encoding 30S ribosomal protein S6, translating into MRHYEVMVILDPDLEERAVAPLIENFLSVVREGNGKVEKVDTWGRRRLSYEIKKKPEGIYSVIDLQAEPAVVKELDRQMNLNESVLRTKVLRPETH; encoded by the coding sequence ATGCGTCACTACGAGGTGATGGTCATCCTCGACCCCGATCTGGAGGAGCGCGCTGTCGCCCCCCTGATCGAGAACTTCCTCTCCGTCGTCCGTGAGGGCAACGGCAAGGTGGAGAAGGTCGACACCTGGGGCCGTCGTCGTCTCTCGTACGAGATCAAGAAGAAGCCCGAGGGCATCTACTCGGTCATCGACCTGCAGGCCGAGCCTGCGGTCGTCAAGGAGCTCGACCGCCAGATGAACCTGAACGAGTCGGTCCTCCGGACCAAGGTCCTCCGCCCCGAGACCCACTGA
- a CDS encoding transglycosylase domain-containing protein, translating to MPSWKLVTGMFIGFIGSLVAVAGIGYAMVSIPNENDAAKSQNNVYYWSDGTQMVATGTGVNRQNIGIDQIPAAMQWAVISAENKSFYQDSGVDPQGLLRAVVNMARGGQTQGGSTITQQFVKNTYLSQEQTVTRKFKEMFISIKVGTKLKKQQILQGYLNTSYFGRGAYGIQAAAQTYYGKDAKDLTPSECAVLAALLKGPTYFDPAGNPDFDKSATQQANTKRSQDRWGWILQQMHNDHHLTDAQYQEAIKQYPMPEGRKATKGMTGQISYLVDTAKKYVLAHSDITETQFDQGGYQIRTTFQKDKVNALAAAVKKVQKDRLDPKHRDLDKYVQFGAASVVPKDGAIVALYGGDGYENGHFTNNADTAGVPVGSTWKPFVLAAAMQYGTYKTEPEGLSPLSKYNGDDHLKVFKPDGSYYLNKDNSPFYQNNESKYKWGYITLRKAMEQSINTPFVQLGVDVGLTKVRDVAKASGILGDSFSTLNPSFAIGTSTPSAIRMADAYATFAASGQHADPYSVTSVKKDGQEVQGFTKPKVTPAMDENVANNVTDVLQNVIQNGTGENAKALGRTAAGKTGTTDSNKSAWFVGYTQQLSTSVAMFRENPKDHELLSMNGTAGVASIHGGDIPTSVWTEYMKAALKNANDQGFPQATDIGKVQDEAGAPTPTPTPSITQSPTQSASPSPSPSAASPSPSPSASDTCQWNWGNPCNGNGGNTNGGTNTGGTTGGTSPTPTATDTTGSGGTRGNGNGGIFAGQTGG from the coding sequence ATGCCGTCCTGGAAGCTCGTGACAGGCATGTTCATCGGCTTCATCGGAAGCCTGGTGGCGGTGGCGGGCATCGGTTACGCGATGGTCTCGATCCCCAACGAGAACGACGCGGCCAAGTCGCAGAACAACGTCTATTACTGGTCCGACGGCACACAGATGGTGGCCACGGGCACCGGCGTCAACCGGCAGAACATCGGCATCGACCAGATCCCCGCGGCGATGCAGTGGGCCGTGATCTCGGCCGAGAACAAGAGCTTCTACCAGGACTCGGGTGTCGACCCCCAGGGGCTTCTGCGTGCCGTGGTCAACATGGCGCGGGGCGGTCAGACTCAGGGCGGTTCGACGATCACCCAGCAGTTCGTGAAGAACACGTACCTCAGCCAGGAACAGACCGTCACCCGTAAGTTCAAGGAGATGTTCATCTCCATCAAGGTGGGGACGAAGCTCAAGAAGCAGCAGATCCTGCAGGGCTACCTGAACACCTCCTACTTCGGCCGGGGTGCCTACGGCATTCAGGCGGCGGCGCAGACGTACTACGGCAAGGACGCGAAGGACCTCACGCCGAGCGAGTGCGCGGTGCTCGCGGCGCTGCTCAAGGGCCCGACGTACTTCGATCCGGCCGGCAATCCGGACTTCGACAAGTCGGCGACCCAGCAGGCCAACACGAAGCGTTCGCAGGACCGCTGGGGGTGGATCCTCCAGCAGATGCACAACGACCACCACCTCACGGACGCCCAGTACCAGGAGGCCATCAAGCAGTACCCCATGCCCGAGGGCCGGAAGGCGACCAAGGGCATGACGGGCCAGATCAGCTACCTGGTGGACACGGCGAAGAAGTACGTCCTCGCGCACTCGGACATCACCGAGACGCAGTTCGACCAGGGCGGCTACCAGATCAGGACGACCTTCCAGAAGGACAAGGTCAACGCGCTGGCCGCGGCCGTGAAGAAGGTCCAGAAGGACCGCCTCGACCCGAAACACCGTGACCTGGACAAGTACGTCCAGTTCGGCGCGGCGTCGGTGGTTCCCAAGGACGGCGCGATCGTCGCTCTCTACGGCGGTGACGGCTACGAGAACGGCCACTTCACGAACAACGCCGACACCGCCGGTGTCCCGGTCGGTTCGACGTGGAAGCCGTTCGTCCTCGCTGCGGCCATGCAGTACGGGACCTACAAGACAGAGCCGGAGGGCCTTTCCCCGCTGAGCAAGTACAACGGCGACGACCACCTCAAGGTGTTCAAGCCCGATGGATCGTACTACCTCAATAAGGACAATTCGCCCTTCTATCAGAACAACGAGAGCAAATACAAGTGGGGGTACATCACCCTCCGCAAGGCGATGGAGCAGTCCATCAACACGCCGTTCGTGCAGCTCGGTGTGGATGTGGGACTGACGAAGGTCCGGGACGTCGCCAAGGCGTCCGGAATCCTCGGTGACAGCTTCTCGACGCTCAACCCGTCCTTCGCCATCGGCACCTCGACCCCGAGCGCGATCCGTATGGCCGACGCGTACGCGACGTTCGCCGCCTCCGGCCAGCACGCGGACCCGTATTCGGTGACCTCCGTGAAGAAGGACGGTCAGGAAGTGCAGGGCTTCACCAAGCCGAAGGTCACCCCGGCGATGGACGAGAACGTGGCGAACAACGTCACGGACGTCCTGCAGAACGTGATCCAGAACGGTACGGGTGAGAACGCCAAGGCCCTGGGCCGTACGGCGGCGGGCAAGACCGGTACCACCGACAGCAACAAGTCGGCCTGGTTCGTCGGCTACACCCAGCAGCTGTCCACCTCGGTGGCGATGTTCCGTGAGAACCCGAAGGACCATGAGCTGCTGTCCATGAACGGCACGGCCGGCGTGGCGTCGATCCACGGTGGTGACATCCCGACGTCGGTGTGGACCGAGTACATGAAGGCCGCGCTGAAGAACGCCAACGACCAGGGCTTCCCGCAGGCCACGGACATCGGCAAGGTCCAGGACGAGGCGGGCGCTCCGACCCCGACCCCGACCCCGAGCATCACCCAGAGCCCGACGCAGAGCGCGTCGCCGAGCCCGTCGCCCAGTGCGGCGTCCCCGTCCCCCTCACCGTCGGCGAGTGACACCTGCCAGTGGAACTGGGGCAACCCCTGCAACGGCAACGGCGGCAACACCAACGGTGGCACGAATACGGGTGGCACCACCGGAGGAACCTCTCCGACGCCCACTGCGACGGACACGACCGGCAGCGGCGGCACCCGAGGCAACGGCAACGGAGGTATCTTCGCGGGCCAGACCGGCGGTTAG
- the rpsR gene encoding 30S ribosomal protein S18, giving the protein MAKPPVRKPKKKVCAFCKDKVTYVDYKDTNMLRKFISDRGKIRARRVTGNCTQHQRDVATAVKNSREMALLPYTSTAR; this is encoded by the coding sequence ATGGCGAAGCCGCCTGTGCGCAAGCCGAAGAAGAAGGTCTGCGCTTTCTGCAAGGACAAGGTCACGTACGTGGACTACAAGGACACGAACATGCTGCGGAAGTTCATTTCCGACCGCGGCAAGATCCGTGCCCGCCGCGTGACCGGCAACTGCACGCAGCACCAGCGTGACGTCGCCACGGCCGTGAAGAACAGCCGTGAGATGGCGCTGCTGCCCTACACGTCCACCGCGCGCTAA
- the femX gene encoding peptidoglycan bridge formation glycyltransferase FemX: protein MSLTLRTISREQHLAYIQSLPAASHMQVPAWADVKAEWRSENLGWFDERTGEMVGAGLVLYRQLPKIKRYLAYLPEGPVINWFAPNLDDWIQPMLAHLKQQGAFSVKMGPPVIIRRWSAETIKKGIQDQDVKRLRDMEADFIEPRAFEVADKLRRMGWQQGEDGGAGFGDVQPRYVFQVPLANRSLEEVHKNFNQLWRRNIKKAEKAGVEVVQGGYQDLAEWQRLYEITAVRDHFRPRPLSYFQRMWTALNTEDPNRMRLYFARHNGVNLSAATMLIVGGHVWYSYGASDNIGREVRPSNAMQWTMLRDAYALGATVYDLRGISDSLDETDHLFGLIQFKVGTGGQAAEYLGEWDFPLNKLLHKALDIYMSRR, encoded by the coding sequence ATGAGCCTGACCCTGAGGACCATCAGCCGCGAGCAGCATCTGGCCTACATCCAGAGCCTGCCGGCGGCGAGCCACATGCAGGTCCCGGCCTGGGCCGACGTCAAGGCGGAGTGGCGCTCGGAGAACCTCGGCTGGTTCGACGAGCGCACCGGCGAAATGGTCGGCGCGGGCCTGGTCCTCTACCGCCAGCTGCCCAAGATCAAGCGCTACCTCGCCTACCTCCCCGAGGGTCCGGTCATCAACTGGTTCGCGCCAAATCTGGACGACTGGATCCAGCCGATGCTGGCGCACCTGAAGCAGCAGGGCGCGTTCTCGGTGAAGATGGGCCCGCCGGTGATCATCCGCCGCTGGAGCGCGGAGACCATCAAGAAGGGCATCCAGGACCAGGACGTCAAGCGGCTGCGTGACATGGAGGCCGACTTCATCGAGCCGCGCGCCTTCGAGGTGGCCGACAAGCTGCGCCGTATGGGCTGGCAGCAGGGCGAGGACGGCGGCGCCGGCTTCGGCGACGTGCAGCCTCGCTATGTCTTCCAGGTGCCGCTGGCGAACCGCTCCCTGGAAGAGGTCCACAAGAACTTCAACCAGCTGTGGCGCCGCAACATCAAGAAGGCCGAGAAGGCCGGTGTCGAGGTCGTCCAGGGCGGCTACCAGGACCTGGCCGAGTGGCAGCGGCTGTACGAGATCACGGCTGTGCGTGACCACTTCCGACCGCGCCCGTTGTCGTACTTCCAGCGCATGTGGACGGCCCTCAACACCGAGGACCCCAACCGGATGCGGCTGTACTTCGCCCGGCACAACGGCGTGAACCTGTCCGCCGCGACGATGCTGATCGTCGGCGGGCACGTCTGGTACTCCTACGGCGCCTCGGACAACATCGGCCGTGAGGTCCGGCCCTCCAACGCGATGCAGTGGACGATGCTGCGCGACGCCTACGCGCTCGGTGCCACCGTCTACGACCTGCGTGGCATCTCCGACTCGCTGGACGAGACGGACCACCTGTTCGGCCTGATCCAGTTCAAGGTCGGCACGGGCGGCCAGGCCGCCGAGTACCTCGGCGAGTGGGACTTCCCGCTGAACAAGCTGCTCCACAAGGCGCTCGACATCTACATGTCGCGCCGTTGA
- a CDS encoding alanine racemase, with product MALTLYVDTARWRAHHKHVQEQFPGLVPVCKGNGYGFGHERLSEEATRLGADLLAVGTTYEAARIKDFFSGDLLVLTPYRRGEEPVPLPDRVVRSVSSVDGVYGLVGARVVIEVMSSMKRHGISEQDLPQLHQAIENVRLEGFAIHLPLDRTDGSDAVEEVIGWMDRLRAARLPLHTMFVSHLKADDLIRLQQQFPQTRFRARIGTRLWLGDHEATEYRGAVLDVTRVAKGDRFGYRQQKAASDGYLVVVAGGTSHGVGLEAPKALHGVMPRAKGVARAGLATVNRNLSPFVWGGKQRWFAEPPHMQVSILFVPSDAPEPKVGDELVAHLRHTTTQFDRIVDR from the coding sequence ATGGCGCTCACGCTCTACGTCGACACCGCGCGCTGGCGTGCGCACCACAAGCACGTGCAGGAGCAGTTCCCGGGACTCGTCCCGGTCTGCAAGGGCAACGGCTACGGCTTCGGGCACGAGCGCCTGTCGGAGGAGGCCACGCGGCTGGGCGCGGACCTGCTCGCTGTCGGCACGACCTACGAGGCCGCGCGCATCAAGGACTTCTTCAGCGGTGACCTGCTGGTGCTGACGCCGTACCGGCGCGGTGAGGAGCCCGTACCGCTGCCCGACCGGGTGGTGCGCTCGGTGTCGTCGGTGGACGGCGTGTACGGCCTCGTCGGCGCCCGTGTCGTCATCGAGGTGATGTCCTCGATGAAGCGGCACGGCATCAGCGAGCAGGACCTGCCCCAGCTGCACCAGGCCATAGAGAACGTCCGGCTGGAAGGATTCGCCATCCATCTGCCGCTGGACCGCACCGACGGCTCGGACGCCGTCGAGGAGGTCATCGGCTGGATGGACCGGCTGCGCGCGGCCCGGCTGCCGCTGCACACGATGTTCGTCAGCCATCTCAAGGCGGACGATCTCATCCGGCTCCAGCAGCAGTTCCCGCAGACCCGGTTCCGCGCCCGCATCGGCACGCGGCTGTGGCTGGGGGACCACGAGGCCACCGAGTACCGCGGTGCCGTCCTGGACGTCACGCGCGTGGCGAAGGGCGACCGGTTCGGCTACCGGCAGCAGAAGGCGGCCTCGGACGGCTACCTGGTGGTCGTGGCGGGCGGAACGTCGCACGGGGTGGGCCTGGAGGCCCCGAAGGCCCTGCACGGCGTCATGCCGCGTGCCAAGGGCGTCGCACGGGCCGGCCTCGCCACGGTCAACCGGAACCTTTCTCCGTTCGTCTGGGGCGGCAAGCAGCGCTGGTTCGCCGAGCCGCCGCACATGCAGGTGTCGATCCTCTTCGTGCCCTCGGACGCCCCGGAGCCGAAGGTCGGCGACGAGCTGGTGGCCCATCTGCGGCACACCACGACCCAGTTCGACCGCATCGTGGACCGCTGA
- the rplI gene encoding 50S ribosomal protein L9, with protein MKIILTHEVSGLGAAGDVVDVKDGYARNYLIPRNFAIRWTKGGEKDVEQIRRARKIHEIQTIEQANQVKAQLEGVKVRLAVRSGDSGRLFGSVTPADIASAIKASGGPEVDKRRIELTAPIKTLGAHETSVRLHPEVAAKVNIEVVAA; from the coding sequence ATGAAGATCATCCTCACCCACGAGGTCTCCGGCCTCGGTGCCGCGGGCGACGTCGTCGACGTCAAGGACGGTTACGCTCGCAACTACCTGATCCCGCGGAACTTCGCGATCCGTTGGACCAAGGGTGGCGAGAAGGACGTCGAGCAGATCCGCCGCGCCCGCAAGATCCACGAGATCCAGACGATCGAGCAGGCCAACCAGGTCAAGGCCCAGCTTGAGGGCGTCAAGGTCCGCCTGGCCGTCCGCTCCGGCGACTCCGGCCGTCTCTTCGGTTCCGTCACCCCGGCCGACATCGCGTCCGCGATCAAGGCTTCCGGTGGCCCCGAGGTCGACAAGCGCCGCATCGAGCTGACCGCTCCGATCAAGACCCTGGGCGCCCACGAGACGTCCGTGCGTCTGCACCCCGAGGTTGCCGCCAAGGTCAACATCGAGGTCGTCGCGGCGTAA
- a CDS encoding PadR family transcriptional regulator yields the protein MSRRSGILEFAVLGLLRESPMHGYELRKRLNTSLGVFRAFSYGTLYPCLKTLVTSGWLIEEPGNTHEDALAAPLAGRRAKIVYRLTAEGKEHFEELLSQTGPDAYEDEHFAARFAFFGQTSRDVRMRVLEGRRSRLEERLEKMRASLARTRERLDDYTLELQRHGMESVEREVRWLNELIESERAGRDLRGSASGGSAQQDTTTGSTGGLPRTGETPRTDTPGDTAT from the coding sequence ATGAGCCGACGTTCCGGCATCCTTGAGTTCGCCGTGCTCGGCCTGCTGCGCGAGTCCCCGATGCACGGCTATGAGCTGCGCAAGCGCCTCAACACGTCCCTGGGGGTGTTCCGTGCGTTCAGCTACGGGACCCTGTATCCCTGCCTCAAGACGCTGGTCACGAGCGGCTGGTTGATCGAGGAACCGGGCAACACCCACGAGGACGCCCTCGCCGCTCCGCTCGCCGGGCGCCGCGCCAAGATCGTCTACCGACTGACCGCGGAGGGCAAGGAGCACTTCGAGGAACTGCTCTCGCAGACCGGCCCCGACGCGTACGAGGACGAGCACTTCGCCGCGCGGTTCGCCTTCTTCGGGCAGACGTCGCGCGATGTGCGCATGCGCGTGCTGGAGGGCCGGCGCAGCCGCCTGGAGGAGCGCCTGGAGAAGATGCGTGCCTCGCTGGCACGCACGCGTGAGCGCCTCGACGACTACACACTTGAGCTCCAGCGCCACGGGATGGAGTCCGTGGAGCGCGAAGTGCGCTGGCTGAACGAGCTCATCGAGAGCGAGCGGGCCGGGCGGGACCTGAGGGGTTCCGCGTCCGGGGGGTCCGCTCAACAGGACACCACCACTGGATCGACGGGCGGCCTGCCCCGTACCGGGGAAACCCCCCGGACGGATACGCCCGGCGACACCGCCACGTGA
- a CDS encoding single-stranded DNA-binding protein, whose amino-acid sequence MAGETVITVIGNLVDDPELRFTPSGAAVAKFRVASTPRTFDRQTNEWKDGESLFLTCSVWRQAAENVAESLQRGMRVIVQGRLKQRSYEDRDGVKRTVYELDVEEVGPSLRNATAKVTKTAAGGGRGGQGGYGGGGGQGGGGWGGGPGGGQQGGGAPADDPWATGAPAGGNQGGGGWGGGSGGGGGYSDEPPF is encoded by the coding sequence ATGGCAGGCGAGACCGTCATCACGGTCATCGGCAATCTTGTCGACGACCCCGAGCTGCGCTTCACCCCGTCCGGTGCGGCGGTCGCGAAGTTCCGCGTCGCGTCCACTCCCCGCACCTTCGACCGCCAGACGAACGAGTGGAAGGACGGCGAGAGCCTCTTCCTGACCTGCTCGGTCTGGCGGCAGGCGGCGGAGAACGTCGCCGAGTCGCTCCAGCGAGGCATGCGCGTGATCGTGCAGGGCCGGCTGAAGCAGCGGTCCTACGAGGACCGTGACGGCGTCAAGCGCACGGTCTACGAGCTGGACGTCGAGGAAGTCGGCCCCAGCCTGCGCAACGCCACGGCCAAGGTCACCAAGACCGCCGCCGGTGGCGGTCGCGGCGGCCAGGGCGGTTACGGCGGCGGTGGCGGCCAGGGTGGCGGCGGCTGGGGCGGTGGCCCCGGTGGCGGCCAGCAGGGCGGCGGCGCTCCGGCCGACGACCCGTGGGCGACCGGCGCTCCCGCCGGTGGCAACCAGGGTGGCGGCGGCTGGGGCGGCGGCTCCGGCGGCGGTGGCGGCTACTCGGACGAGCCCCCCTTCTAA
- a CDS encoding MFS transporter, with protein MPVVRDLRVLLRLRYFRRLLCVRLLSQGADGVYQVALAAYVVFSPEKQTTAAAIASAMAVLLLPYSLVGPFAGVLLDRWRRRQVFVHGNLLRAALAAITAVLMVSHVPDWLFYVSALCVTAVNRFILAGLSASLPRVVDAERLVLANSLSPTAGTLAATAGGGLAFAVRLVASGSAAAVVLLGAFLYLSAGLASLSLPRALLGPDRQPARPRLRSALAETARDLVAAVRHLAAPRRRQAAWALTAMTLMRFCYGALLVLLLMLCRYALSSSPEDGLRLLGLALAVSGAGFFAAAVVTPGAAGRLGPGRWIVSCSAAAAVLEPALGLPFAIGPLLVAAFVLGLITQGAKIATDTIVQASVDDAFRGRIFSVYDVLFNVAFVGAAGVAALMLPPDGRSALLVILVALIYGGVAAALARCFT; from the coding sequence ATGCCCGTCGTGCGTGACCTGCGCGTCCTGCTCCGTCTTCGGTACTTCCGACGCCTGCTCTGCGTCCGTCTGCTGTCCCAGGGCGCCGATGGCGTCTACCAGGTCGCGCTCGCCGCGTACGTCGTCTTCTCCCCGGAGAAACAGACCACGGCCGCAGCGATCGCCTCGGCGATGGCCGTGCTGCTGCTCCCCTACTCTCTGGTCGGCCCCTTCGCCGGCGTCCTGCTGGACCGTTGGCGGCGCCGGCAGGTCTTCGTCCACGGCAATCTGCTGCGCGCCGCGCTGGCCGCGATCACGGCGGTACTGATGGTCAGCCATGTCCCGGACTGGCTCTTCTACGTCTCCGCCCTGTGCGTCACGGCCGTCAACCGCTTCATCCTCGCCGGCCTGTCCGCGTCCCTGCCCCGCGTGGTCGACGCCGAACGCCTGGTGCTGGCCAACTCTCTGTCCCCAACGGCCGGCACTCTCGCCGCGACCGCCGGCGGCGGCCTGGCCTTCGCCGTACGACTGGTGGCGTCGGGCTCCGCTGCCGCGGTGGTCCTGCTGGGTGCGTTCCTCTATCTCAGCGCGGGCCTGGCCTCCCTGAGCCTGCCACGGGCGCTTCTCGGCCCCGACCGGCAACCGGCACGGCCACGGCTGCGCAGCGCGCTGGCCGAGACGGCACGGGATCTGGTTGCGGCCGTACGGCACCTGGCGGCACCGCGACGCAGGCAAGCGGCCTGGGCGCTGACCGCGATGACGCTGATGCGCTTCTGCTACGGCGCGCTCCTTGTCCTGCTGCTCATGCTGTGCCGGTACGCCCTCTCCAGCAGCCCCGAAGACGGGCTCCGGCTGCTCGGGCTGGCGCTCGCGGTCTCGGGGGCGGGATTCTTCGCCGCGGCCGTGGTCACGCCCGGGGCGGCGGGACGGCTCGGTCCCGGTCGCTGGATCGTGTCATGCTCCGCTGCGGCCGCCGTACTGGAACCCGCTCTCGGCCTCCCCTTCGCCATCGGACCGCTCCTGGTCGCGGCCTTCGTACTGGGCCTGATCACCCAGGGCGCCAAGATCGCCACCGACACGATCGTCCAGGCTTCCGTCGACGACGCCTTCCGCGGCCGGATCTTCTCCGTGTACGACGTGCTCTTCAACGTGGCATTCGTCGGCGCAGCGGGAGTGGCCGCCCTGATGCTTCCACCGGACGGCCGCTCGGCGCTTCTGGTGATCCTGGTCGCCCTGATCTATGGCGGGGTCGCCGCGGCCTTGGCGCGATGTTTCACGTGA
- a CDS encoding inositol-3-phosphate synthase — MGSVRVAIVGVGNCAASLVQGVEYYKDADPASKVPGLMHVQFGDYHVRDIEFVAAFDVDAKKVGLDLADAIGASENNTIKICDVPSTGVTVQRGHTLDGLGKYYRQTIEESDAEPVDIVQILKDKQVDVLVCYLPVGSEDAAKFYAQCAIDAKVAFVNALPVFIAGTKEWADKFTEAGVPIVGDDIKSQVGATITHRVMAKLFEDRGVILDRTMQLNVGGNMDFKNMLERERLESKKISKTQAVTSQIPDRDLGEKNVHIGPSDYVAWLDDRKWAYVRLEGRAFGDVPLNLEYKLEVWDSPNSAGVIIDALRAAKIAKDRGIGGPILSASSYFMKSPPVQYFDDEARENVEKFIRGEVER, encoded by the coding sequence ATGGGTTCGGTTCGCGTAGCCATCGTCGGCGTGGGCAACTGCGCCGCGTCGCTGGTGCAGGGAGTCGAGTACTACAAGGACGCCGACCCGGCGTCCAAGGTCCCCGGCCTGATGCACGTGCAGTTCGGTGACTACCACGTGCGCGACATCGAGTTCGTCGCCGCGTTCGACGTCGACGCCAAGAAGGTCGGCCTCGATCTCGCGGACGCGATCGGCGCCTCCGAGAACAACACCATCAAGATCTGCGACGTGCCCAGCACCGGTGTCACGGTCCAGCGCGGCCACACCCTCGACGGCCTCGGCAAGTACTACCGCCAGACCATCGAGGAGTCGGACGCCGAGCCGGTCGACATCGTCCAGATCCTGAAGGACAAGCAGGTCGACGTCCTGGTCTGCTACCTGCCCGTGGGCTCCGAGGACGCGGCGAAGTTCTACGCCCAGTGCGCCATCGACGCCAAGGTCGCCTTCGTCAACGCCCTCCCGGTCTTCATCGCCGGCACCAAGGAGTGGGCGGACAAGTTCACCGAGGCCGGTGTGCCGATCGTCGGTGACGACATCAAGTCCCAGGTCGGCGCCACCATCACGCACCGCGTCATGGCGAAGCTGTTCGAGGACCGCGGCGTCATCCTGGACCGCACGATGCAGCTGAACGTCGGCGGCAACATGGACTTCAAGAACATGCTGGAGCGCGAGCGCCTGGAGTCCAAGAAGATCTCCAAGACGCAGGCCGTCACCTCCCAGATCCCCGACCGGGACCTCGGCGAGAAGAACGTCCACATCGGCCCGTCCGACTACGTGGCCTGGCTGGACGACCGCAAGTGGGCGTACGTCCGCCTTGAGGGCCGCGCCTTCGGTGACGTCCCGCTGAACCTTGAGTACAAGCTGGAGGTCTGGGACTCCCCGAACTCCGCGGGTGTCATCATCGACGCCCTGCGCGCCGCGAAGATCGCCAAGGACCGCGGCATCGGCGGCCCGATCCTGTCGGCGTCCTCGTACTTCATGAAGTCCCCGCCGGTGCAGTACTTCGACGACGAGGCCCGCGAGAACGTCGAGAAGTTCATCCGCGGCGAGGTCGAGCGCTAA
- a CDS encoding glycosyltransferase family 87 protein: MPSAEMTPASVHEPEPVRPAAAEPVQPTREDKIAAAGSELIGGPIGRRALLGMSWWTPVRVVVLVAIGMFALGMVQKAPCYNSAWFFGASSQYTKACYSDIPHLYQGRGFADHLVPYFDRLPDDMSGGMGYLEYPVLTGVFMEVASWLTPHSGTIQHQEQWYWFVNAGMLLVCAVVIAVCVARTQRRRPWDGLLVALSPALLLTATVNWDLLAVALTAAAMLMWSRCRPVAFGVLLGLATAAKLYPVFLLGPLFVLCWRAGKWREFVQATLSTVIAWVVVNLPVMLFAFHGWAKFYTFSQERGVDFGSFWLIWAQNTTNPPSTGFVNTAATVLVLLCCLGIAALTFTAPRRPRFAQLAFLVVAAFIVTNKVYSPQYVLWLVPLAVLARPKWRDFLIWQACEVAYFLGIWMYLAYTTSGDAHKGLPTQGYHWAIVLHLAGTLYLCAVVVRDILMPERDVVRRSGDDDPSGGVLDGAEDVFVLGAAAYQPRHAAHFEGPQVDWGRPLPPSPEDRSL, encoded by the coding sequence ATGCCCAGTGCAGAGATGACGCCCGCGAGCGTGCACGAGCCCGAGCCCGTGCGGCCCGCCGCGGCAGAACCGGTGCAGCCGACCAGGGAGGACAAGATCGCCGCGGCCGGCAGTGAGCTGATCGGCGGCCCCATCGGACGGCGTGCCCTGCTCGGTATGTCCTGGTGGACACCCGTACGGGTCGTCGTGCTCGTGGCGATCGGCATGTTCGCCCTCGGCATGGTCCAGAAGGCGCCCTGCTACAACAGCGCCTGGTTCTTCGGCGCGAGCTCCCAGTACACGAAGGCCTGCTATTCGGACATCCCGCACCTTTACCAGGGGCGTGGGTTCGCCGATCACCTCGTGCCGTACTTCGACAGGCTTCCGGACGACATGTCCGGTGGCATGGGGTACCTCGAATACCCGGTACTGACCGGTGTGTTCATGGAGGTGGCCTCCTGGCTGACCCCGCACAGCGGCACCATCCAGCACCAGGAGCAGTGGTACTGGTTCGTCAACGCCGGAATGCTGCTGGTGTGCGCGGTCGTCATCGCCGTCTGCGTGGCCCGCACCCAGCGCCGGCGTCCCTGGGACGGCCTCCTCGTCGCCCTGTCGCCGGCTTTGCTGCTGACCGCGACCGTCAACTGGGACCTGCTGGCGGTGGCGCTCACGGCCGCCGCCATGCTGATGTGGTCCCGGTGCCGCCCCGTGGCCTTCGGTGTCCTCCTGGGCCTGGCCACGGCCGCCAAGCTCTACCCCGTCTTCCTGCTCGGCCCCCTGTTCGTGCTGTGCTGGCGGGCCGGCAAGTGGCGGGAGTTCGTCCAGGCCACGCTCAGCACAGTGATCGCCTGGGTCGTGGTGAACCTGCCGGTGATGCTGTTCGCCTTCCACGGCTGGGCGAAGTTCTACACGTTCAGCCAGGAACGGGGCGTCGACTTCGGCTCCTTCTGGCTGATCTGGGCGCAGAACACCACCAACCCGCCCTCCACCGGCTTCGTGAACACCGCCGCCACAGTGCTGGTCCTGCTGTGCTGCCTCGGCATCGCCGCGCTGACGTTCACCGCCCCGCGCCGGCCGCGCTTCGCACAGCTGGCCTTCCTGGTGGTGGCGGCCTTCATCGTCACCAACAAGGTCTACTCCCCGCAGTACGTCCTGTGGCTGGTGCCGCTCGCGGTCCTCGCCCGGCCCAAGTGGCGCGACTTCCTGATCTGGCAGGCGTGCGAGGTGGCGTACTTCCTGGGTATCTGGATGTACCTCGCGTACACGACCAGCGGGGACGCCCACAAGGGGCTGCCGACGCAGGGCTACCACTGGGCGATTGTGCTGCACCTGGCGGGCACGCTGTACCTGTGCGCCGTCGTCGTACGCGACATCCTCATGCCGGAGCGGGACGTGGTGCGCCGCTCCGGCGACGACGACCCCTCGGGCGGGGTGCTCGACGGAGCGGAGGACGTCTTCGTGCTCGGTGCGGCGGCCTACCAGCCGCGCCACGCCGCCCACTTCGAGGGGCCACAGGTGGACTGGGGCAGGCCGCTGCCGCCCTCTCCCGAGGACCGTTCGCTCTGA